One Bremerella sp. JC817 DNA segment encodes these proteins:
- a CDS encoding thioredoxin-disulfide reductase, producing the protein MSDKIENVVIVGSGPAGWTAAIYAARANLNPLLYEGAALQEHYDLGRGPLGQLAMTTEVENFPGFPAGDLSGYLDNAIDESLRQYMAPHQKHGVSGPELMELMRQQAKNFGTRVVTDDIVEVDFSVRPFKLKPREGEEWLQARSVIIATGARANYLGLESEAKFKNRGVSACAVCDGALPRFRNKPCIVVGGGDSAIEEADYMSKYSSVVYLVHRRDQFRASQAMVDRVMANEKVEVVWNHVVTEVLGDDQNGVTGAKLASTVDDSSKDLEASGFFLAIGHTPNTDFLKGKLEMNNAGYLKWTVPFRTNTSVDGVFAAGDVADDYYRQAITAAGTGCMSALDAERWLASQGLH; encoded by the coding sequence TTGTTATCGTCGGTAGTGGCCCTGCAGGATGGACTGCTGCAATCTATGCGGCCCGGGCCAATCTGAACCCTCTGCTGTACGAAGGTGCGGCTCTGCAAGAGCATTACGACCTGGGCCGAGGTCCCCTGGGACAGTTGGCCATGACGACGGAAGTCGAGAACTTCCCAGGGTTTCCAGCGGGCGACCTGAGCGGTTATCTCGATAATGCCATCGATGAGAGCCTCCGCCAGTACATGGCTCCACATCAGAAGCATGGTGTGAGCGGCCCGGAACTGATGGAGCTGATGCGTCAGCAAGCGAAAAACTTCGGGACGCGCGTGGTGACCGACGATATCGTCGAAGTAGATTTCTCGGTGCGGCCTTTCAAATTAAAGCCCCGCGAAGGGGAAGAATGGCTCCAGGCCCGCTCGGTGATCATCGCGACCGGCGCTCGCGCAAACTACCTGGGCCTGGAATCAGAAGCCAAGTTCAAGAATCGCGGTGTTAGCGCATGTGCGGTTTGCGATGGTGCTTTGCCACGCTTCCGCAACAAGCCATGTATTGTGGTTGGTGGTGGTGACTCGGCGATTGAAGAAGCAGACTACATGAGCAAGTACAGCTCGGTGGTCTACCTTGTTCACCGTCGCGATCAGTTCCGTGCTTCGCAGGCGATGGTCGACCGGGTCATGGCCAACGAAAAGGTCGAAGTGGTCTGGAACCATGTCGTGACCGAAGTCCTTGGCGACGATCAGAACGGTGTGACCGGCGCCAAGCTGGCCAGCACCGTCGACGACTCCAGCAAAGACCTGGAAGCATCCGGCTTCTTCCTGGCGATCGGCCACACACCCAACACCGATTTCCTGAAGGGCAAGCTGGAAATGAACAACGCTGGCTACCTCAAGTGGACCGTGCCGTTCCGCACCAATACCAGTGTCGACGGTGTCTTTGCAGCGGGTGACGTGGCCGACGACTACTATCGTCAGGCAATTACCGCCGCCGGTACTGGCTGTATGTCGGCTCTCGACGCCGAACGCTGGCTTGCTTCGCAGGGCTTGCATTAA
- a CDS encoding divalent metal cation transporter has translation MSDTVSKVETDREILQEAQSQGPAATLGAWVRLSGPGWLQSAITLGGGSLSGALFMGILGGYSLLWLQLVAIVCGVVMLSAISYVTLSTSKRPFRQINAHINPVLGWGWIIATVAANMIFLMPQFGLCYAALNKNLAPGLVGDTLTDKAIVSLLLLIAGGVLVYMNSRPGLATKIFDLLLKGMIGVIVICFFGVVLKLGFSGEAFSWSEVFAGFIPDFSAATTPTGDLDEIASTVEEPYRSFWTTRIVSDQRAAMIGAAATAVGINMTFLLPYSMLARGWDKTFRGLARFDLSTGMAIPYILVTSCVVIASAAAFHGKVDEAFLSNSPATMKTSPVYGGAEKLLATRVLMNEDALQVPEEYLKEATNEAGEVNKAELASMLLKAQYEPLLQGMADLPENEKRLAASLVKRSEFLLSESLAPLLGDNLARWVFGIGIFGMGFSTIIILMMINGYAFTEMLNTKPNGVAHVIGCLVAGLSGASWFIVWDGPAKTWLAILVSSFAVMFLPIAYVTFFMMMNSKKILGENKPTGTSWLVWNVLMVIAVVGAIAAAVVSITDKVTSAGTPFAQKAVVLTVVIGYLILFIGGFFFRSGVDDDPVDA, from the coding sequence ATGTCTGATACCGTGAGCAAAGTCGAAACAGACCGAGAGATTCTGCAGGAAGCGCAATCCCAGGGGCCCGCCGCTACGCTAGGTGCGTGGGTTCGCTTGTCAGGCCCGGGCTGGCTGCAAAGCGCGATTACGCTTGGCGGCGGTTCGTTGTCGGGTGCTTTGTTCATGGGGATCTTGGGTGGCTACAGCTTGTTGTGGCTGCAATTGGTCGCGATCGTCTGTGGTGTGGTGATGCTCTCGGCCATCAGCTACGTGACCCTCTCGACCAGCAAACGTCCATTTCGCCAGATCAATGCCCACATCAACCCAGTGCTGGGTTGGGGCTGGATCATCGCGACGGTCGCCGCAAACATGATCTTCCTGATGCCGCAGTTTGGGTTATGCTACGCCGCATTGAATAAGAACCTGGCCCCAGGCCTTGTCGGCGATACACTCACCGACAAGGCGATCGTTTCCCTGCTGCTGCTGATCGCGGGCGGCGTTCTCGTCTACATGAACTCGCGTCCTGGTTTAGCGACGAAGATCTTTGACTTGTTGCTCAAAGGTATGATCGGCGTCATCGTGATTTGCTTCTTCGGTGTGGTGCTGAAACTTGGCTTCTCAGGCGAAGCGTTCTCGTGGTCGGAAGTCTTCGCTGGCTTCATTCCTGATTTCTCGGCAGCAACAACGCCGACCGGCGATCTGGACGAAATCGCCAGCACCGTCGAAGAACCTTACCGTTCGTTCTGGACGACTCGGATCGTATCCGACCAAAGGGCGGCCATGATCGGCGCTGCTGCCACGGCAGTTGGCATCAACATGACCTTCCTTTTGCCTTATTCGATGCTGGCTCGTGGCTGGGACAAGACGTTCCGCGGTCTGGCTCGTTTCGACTTGTCGACCGGTATGGCGATTCCTTACATCCTGGTGACTAGCTGCGTGGTGATTGCCTCGGCGGCTGCCTTCCACGGCAAGGTGGACGAAGCCTTCCTCTCGAACTCGCCAGCCACGATGAAGACCAGCCCGGTCTATGGTGGTGCCGAAAAGCTGCTGGCGACTCGCGTGCTGATGAACGAGGACGCGCTCCAGGTTCCCGAAGAATACCTGAAGGAAGCCACCAACGAAGCTGGCGAAGTCAACAAGGCTGAACTGGCGTCGATGCTGCTGAAGGCTCAGTACGAACCGCTGCTTCAAGGCATGGCCGATCTGCCTGAAAACGAAAAACGCCTGGCTGCCTCGCTGGTCAAACGGAGTGAGTTCCTGCTTTCGGAATCGCTGGCCCCGCTGCTGGGCGACAACCTCGCTCGTTGGGTCTTCGGTATCGGGATCTTCGGCATGGGCTTCTCGACGATCATCATTTTGATGATGATCAACGGCTACGCGTTTACTGAAATGCTGAACACCAAGCCCAATGGCGTCGCTCACGTGATCGGCTGTTTGGTTGCCGGTTTGTCGGGTGCTTCGTGGTTCATCGTCTGGGACGGCCCGGCCAAGACCTGGTTGGCGATCCTGGTTTCGAGCTTCGCAGTTATGTTCCTGCCGATCGCCTACGTGACCTTCTTCATGATGATGAACAGCAAGAAGATTCTCGGCGAAAACAAGCCGACCGGCACGAGCTGGCTGGTCTGGAACGTGCTTATGGTCATTGCGGTGGTCGGTGCGATCGCCGCTGCGGTGGTTTCGATCACCGATAAGGTGACTTCTGCCGGAACTCCGTTCGCACAGAAGGCTGTCGTCTTGACCGTGGTCATTGGTTATCTGATCCTGTTTATAGGCGGATTCTTCTTCCGGTCGGGCGTCGACGACGATCCTGTCGACGCTTAA
- the asnS gene encoding asparagine--tRNA ligase has translation MEKRSVLQARSADTIGQQVCLEGWVRTRRDSKGGFSFIELNDGSCLANIQVVADNQLANYETEVKHLTPGSSIRVVGEVLQSQGKGQSTEVKASEVYLYGTADAETYPLQKKRHTFEKLREWAHLRTRSNTFGSVFRVRNRVSYSIHQFFQERGFLYVHTPIITASDCEGAGEMFRVTTLDVEKPPKVNGKVDFSKDFFSRPAYLTVSGQLEGEIFATSLGKVYTFGPTFRAENSNTSRHLAEFWMVEPEIAFADLEENMEVAEAFLKRIFTDVMNDCAEDMEFFNERIEPGILDTLKGIVESDFLRCSYTEAIEILQKSGHTFDYPVSWGMDLQSEHERYLTEQHFKRPVILHDYPRTIKPFYMRCNDDGKTVRAMDVLVPKVGEIIGGSQREERLDVLESRMKEQGLNAEEYWWYLDLRRYGTVPHSGFGLGLERVLQFITGMGNIRDVIPFPRTPGWAEF, from the coding sequence ATGGAAAAGCGATCGGTCTTACAGGCCCGCAGCGCGGATACGATTGGCCAACAGGTATGTCTCGAAGGGTGGGTACGCACCCGACGAGACTCGAAAGGTGGTTTCAGCTTCATCGAGCTGAACGACGGTAGCTGCCTCGCCAATATTCAAGTCGTGGCCGACAACCAGTTGGCCAACTACGAAACCGAAGTGAAACACCTCACGCCAGGTTCTTCGATTCGAGTGGTCGGCGAAGTCTTGCAATCGCAAGGCAAAGGTCAGTCGACCGAGGTGAAAGCGAGCGAAGTTTACCTCTACGGTACCGCCGACGCCGAAACCTATCCGCTGCAAAAAAAGCGTCATACCTTCGAGAAGCTGCGCGAGTGGGCCCATCTGCGAACCCGCTCGAATACCTTCGGCAGCGTGTTCCGCGTTCGCAACCGGGTTTCGTACTCGATCCATCAGTTCTTTCAGGAACGAGGATTTCTGTACGTCCACACGCCGATCATCACGGCCTCCGACTGCGAAGGGGCAGGCGAGATGTTCCGCGTAACGACGCTCGATGTCGAGAAGCCGCCGAAGGTGAATGGTAAGGTCGACTTCAGCAAAGACTTCTTCTCGCGGCCTGCTTACCTGACGGTGAGCGGTCAGCTGGAAGGGGAAATTTTCGCGACATCACTCGGCAAGGTGTACACCTTCGGCCCGACCTTCCGTGCCGAGAACTCGAACACAAGCCGTCACCTGGCCGAGTTCTGGATGGTTGAACCAGAGATCGCGTTCGCCGATCTGGAAGAAAACATGGAGGTCGCCGAGGCCTTCCTCAAGCGTATCTTCACCGACGTGATGAATGACTGTGCCGAGGACATGGAGTTCTTCAACGAACGGATCGAACCAGGCATCCTCGATACGCTGAAGGGGATCGTTGAAAGCGATTTCCTCCGCTGCAGCTATACCGAAGCGATCGAGATCTTGCAGAAGTCAGGCCACACGTTCGATTATCCGGTGAGCTGGGGTATGGACCTCCAATCGGAACATGAACGCTACCTGACCGAGCAACATTTCAAGCGACCGGTCATCCTGCACGACTATCCACGGACGATTAAACCGTTCTATATGCGTTGCAACGACGACGGGAAAACGGTCCGCGCGATGGACGTTCTGGTCCCGAAGGTGGGCGAGATTATTGGCGGAAGTCAGCGTGAAGAACGCTTGGATGTGCTCGAAAGCCGCATGAAAGAGCAGGGTCTCAACGCCGAAGAGTACTGGTGGTATCTAGACTTACGACGATATGGCACGGTTCCGCACTCAGGTTTTGGCCTTGGTCTGGAACGCGTCCTACAGTTTATTACGGGCATGGGGAATATCCGGGACGTGATCCCGTTCCCACGCACCCCCGGCTGGGCCGAGTTTTAA
- a CDS encoding rhodanese-like domain-containing protein, whose protein sequence is MLRRTLPIALCMLGIGTLVSVAQAIDLKELKKNVEEGKAILLDVREEVEWKRAHLVDSESVPFSTISTDSMARRAAARFPSDPDVKLYALSTDGRVSTLASDMFKRVNVEVIALKDSYRSLVNAGFKEVRGNDPNWQPPIPVLPP, encoded by the coding sequence ATGTTACGTCGAACCTTGCCGATCGCCCTTTGCATGCTGGGCATCGGTACCCTGGTCAGTGTAGCCCAGGCCATCGACCTGAAAGAGCTGAAGAAGAACGTCGAGGAAGGCAAAGCGATCTTGCTGGACGTTCGCGAAGAAGTCGAATGGAAACGGGCTCACCTGGTCGATTCCGAATCGGTTCCCTTTTCAACGATTTCCACCGATTCCATGGCTCGCCGCGCCGCCGCCCGGTTTCCGTCCGATCCCGATGTGAAGCTGTACGCGTTGTCGACCGACGGCCGCGTCTCGACGCTCGCCTCGGACATGTTCAAACGCGTGAACGTCGAGGTGATTGCGTTAAAGGACTCGTACCGCTCGCTGGTGAATGCCGGATTTAAAGAAGTCCGCGGCAACGATCCCAACTGGCAACCGCCGATCCCGGTGCTGCCTCCATAA
- a CDS encoding rhodanese-like domain-containing protein — MKYAFRHLLLGLLTIFACSSSALAADLKEIQQEIEQGKAILIDVREEDEWKEAHLEKAILVPGSEIASGDHNEKILAKLKAEAKPEQKIYCHCKSGGRAKLTARLLGKLGVEVIPITETYQEMLQAGFKPAEPK, encoded by the coding sequence ATGAAATATGCTTTTCGCCATCTACTGCTGGGCCTGCTGACGATTTTCGCGTGTTCCTCGAGTGCCCTGGCCGCCGACCTGAAAGAGATCCAACAGGAAATCGAGCAGGGGAAAGCAATTCTGATCGACGTTCGCGAAGAAGACGAATGGAAAGAGGCTCACCTCGAAAAGGCGATCCTGGTGCCCGGTTCCGAGATCGCATCAGGTGATCACAACGAAAAGATTCTGGCCAAGCTCAAAGCGGAAGCGAAGCCAGAACAGAAGATCTATTGCCACTGCAAGTCAGGCGGGCGAGCCAAGCTGACGGCCCGCCTTCTCGGCAAACTGGGTGTCGAAGTGATTCCGATCACCGAAACCTATCAAGAGATGCTCCAGGCAGGTTTTAAGCCGGCGGAACCGAAGTAG
- a CDS encoding NUDIX hydrolase translates to MKQPETVFEGVRFNIERVWQGERPRDVMRHPGAAVILPLVDDDHVCLIKNYRIAVDQTLYELPAGTLEPNEPPEITAGRELEEETGYRAEKVELLTVYFPSPGVMDEKMYTYLATGLTMHAPAREEGEEIENHIVSLDEAKAMVRDGRIADGKTIAGLLYYFEFCRDQ, encoded by the coding sequence ATGAAGCAGCCTGAGACGGTATTCGAGGGAGTCCGATTCAATATCGAACGCGTCTGGCAAGGAGAACGCCCGCGCGATGTCATGCGTCACCCCGGCGCCGCGGTGATCTTGCCGCTGGTCGATGACGACCATGTCTGCCTGATTAAGAACTACCGGATCGCGGTCGATCAAACGCTGTACGAACTTCCGGCCGGAACGCTCGAGCCGAACGAGCCGCCTGAGATTACCGCTGGTCGCGAACTGGAAGAAGAAACCGGCTACCGAGCTGAGAAGGTCGAACTGCTGACCGTCTATTTCCCATCCCCTGGTGTGATGGACGAGAAAATGTATACCTACCTGGCGACCGGGCTAACGATGCATGCCCCGGCTCGCGAAGAGGGGGAAGAGATCGAGAACCATATTGTTTCGCTCGATGAAGCGAAGGCGATGGTTCGCGATGGTCGCATCGCCGATGGCAAGACGATCGCCGGGCTGCTTTATTACTTCGAGTTTTGTCGCGACCAGTAG
- a CDS encoding sulfite exporter TauE/SafE family protein, with protein MGFLRFGSWPRMWPFWLWLTIFYSAWLTLVLVGGYVSTVLHHWPIALTMSVGSYVAGSTPMGGGTVAFPVLVLLFDFPGALGRNFGLAIQSIGMTSATIYILSSGRSVDWGLLRPALVGALIGTPLGAAWVAPWVPDLWVKLIFGVIWASFGILHLVKLRELVSAHQPSRQWHRLDLWIGLAIGVTGGIASSITGVGIDMMIYATLVLLYRADLKVAIPTSVILMAFTSVVGIASNGLLATFRPEVYHIAPEVFANWLAAAPIVALGAPFGALIVNLISRTPTLVVVSILCIGQFVWTLVHEHVTGWPLVGALVGVVLFNLLFHGLYTLGKGNALVPGHPLELATDELDS; from the coding sequence ATGGGGTTTCTTCGTTTCGGCTCTTGGCCTCGCATGTGGCCGTTCTGGTTGTGGCTGACGATTTTCTATTCGGCCTGGCTGACGCTGGTCTTGGTGGGGGGATATGTTTCGACGGTTCTCCACCACTGGCCGATCGCGCTAACGATGTCGGTGGGATCGTACGTGGCAGGCTCGACCCCCATGGGAGGCGGCACGGTCGCCTTTCCCGTCTTGGTGTTACTGTTCGATTTCCCTGGGGCACTGGGGCGCAACTTCGGCCTGGCGATCCAGTCGATCGGGATGACCTCGGCGACAATCTACATCCTCTCTTCGGGGCGAAGCGTCGACTGGGGACTGCTTCGGCCTGCGTTGGTGGGGGCACTGATCGGCACGCCGCTGGGTGCGGCATGGGTGGCCCCTTGGGTGCCGGACCTCTGGGTGAAGCTGATCTTCGGCGTCATCTGGGCGAGCTTTGGCATCTTGCACCTGGTGAAGCTGCGCGAATTGGTCTCGGCCCATCAGCCGTCGCGGCAATGGCATCGACTTGATTTGTGGATCGGCTTGGCCATCGGTGTCACCGGCGGTATCGCTTCATCCATTACCGGCGTCGGGATCGACATGATGATCTACGCCACGCTGGTTTTGCTGTATCGAGCCGACCTGAAAGTCGCGATCCCAACCTCGGTGATTCTGATGGCGTTCACGTCGGTGGTCGGTATTGCCTCGAATGGTTTGCTGGCGACATTCCGGCCCGAGGTCTACCACATCGCGCCTGAAGTCTTTGCGAACTGGTTGGCCGCCGCACCGATTGTGGCCTTAGGGGCGCCGTTCGGGGCGTTAATCGTGAACCTGATCAGTCGAACCCCGACGCTGGTTGTGGTGTCGATCTTATGTATTGGTCAATTCGTCTGGACGCTGGTGCACGAACATGTCACTGGCTGGCCGTTGGTCGGGGCGCTCGTGGGCGTGGTGCTTTTCAACCTGCTGTTCCATGGGCTGTACACCTTGGGAAAAGGAAATGCCCTGGTCCCTGGCCATCCGCTGGAACTGGCAACCGACGAACTTGATTCTTGA
- a CDS encoding potassium channel protein, which translates to MVTQHLDPDHPPPKRKAPLTGPIRKMATGGALFVAICVVAVAGYMSHGWRMDDAIYMVIITIFGVGYGEVQPVESPALRALTIMVIIAGYGAVIYTIGGFMQMLVDGELQKALGARRMSLEIDRLEKHTIICGVGRMGSILARELNSAGKPFVVIDTDERRLNAAQELGYLWISGDATDEHVLELAGIKRASVLATVLSEDATNVFVAVTARGMNPDIMIIARGENPKTEKKLIGCGANKVVLPTAIGAKKLAQMIIRPSAENMLEQVTTQGDMNDELGRIGLRFDELVVAAGSALVDKTISSIELRSNHGFLIVGLRRKDGSTLLNPPAETVLATGDIVIVLGHTNDIPQLAERFCATRGKVTYRGVTVDH; encoded by the coding sequence GTGGTCACGCAACACCTCGATCCCGATCATCCGCCACCCAAACGCAAAGCACCGCTGACAGGCCCCATTCGTAAGATGGCCACTGGTGGAGCTCTCTTTGTTGCGATTTGTGTCGTGGCGGTCGCTGGCTACATGTCGCATGGTTGGCGAATGGACGACGCCATCTACATGGTGATCATCACCATCTTCGGCGTCGGTTATGGAGAAGTCCAACCGGTCGAGTCCCCTGCCCTGCGAGCCCTGACCATCATGGTGATCATCGCAGGCTACGGAGCAGTCATTTACACCATCGGCGGCTTCATGCAGATGCTGGTCGACGGTGAACTTCAGAAGGCACTAGGAGCGAGACGCATGTCGCTGGAAATCGATCGCCTCGAGAAACACACCATTATCTGTGGCGTCGGCCGCATGGGATCGATCCTGGCCCGCGAACTAAACTCCGCTGGCAAGCCGTTTGTCGTGATCGACACCGACGAGCGCCGTTTGAACGCCGCCCAGGAACTGGGCTATCTGTGGATCAGTGGCGACGCGACCGACGAACATGTTTTGGAACTGGCCGGAATCAAACGTGCCTCGGTCTTGGCGACCGTTCTGTCCGAAGACGCCACGAACGTGTTTGTCGCCGTGACGGCCCGGGGCATGAACCCCGACATCATGATCATTGCCCGCGGCGAGAACCCCAAAACCGAGAAGAAGTTGATCGGCTGCGGGGCGAACAAGGTCGTTCTGCCCACCGCGATTGGAGCGAAGAAGCTCGCCCAGATGATCATTCGCCCTTCGGCGGAAAACATGCTAGAACAAGTCACCACGCAAGGCGACATGAACGACGAATTGGGCCGCATTGGCCTGCGGTTCGACGAGTTAGTCGTGGCGGCGGGCTCGGCGCTGGTCGACAAAACGATCAGCAGCATCGAACTCCGCAGTAACCATGGTTTTCTGATCGTCGGTCTGCGGCGAAAAGATGGCTCGACGCTCCTCAATCCGCCTGCCGAAACCGTGTTGGCCACCGGTGATATCGTGATCGTTTTAGGGCACACCAACGACATCCCACAACTTGCCGAACGTTTCTGTGCGACACGCGGCAAGGTGACCTATCGCGGCGTAACCGTCGACCACTAG
- a CDS encoding GNAT family N-acetyltransferase, with product MDVRDALPEEYPQLWQLFYETIHSVNAREYSPEQLDAWAPAEIEMSRWEARMASIHPFVAIEEHEIAGFCDVQPDGLIDMFFVHHQWQRRGVGRMLFAEIERRAEAMKLTSLHSHVSLTARSFFEAHGFSVEEPQQVTINGQTLSNFLMRRSLN from the coding sequence ATGGATGTTCGCGACGCTTTGCCTGAAGAGTATCCTCAACTCTGGCAACTGTTTTACGAGACGATTCACTCTGTCAATGCCCGCGAATATTCGCCTGAGCAACTCGACGCGTGGGCACCAGCCGAAATTGAAATGTCCCGCTGGGAAGCTCGAATGGCGAGCATCCATCCGTTTGTCGCCATCGAAGAACACGAGATCGCTGGCTTCTGCGATGTTCAGCCGGACGGCCTGATCGACATGTTCTTCGTCCATCATCAATGGCAGCGCCGCGGCGTCGGCCGAATGCTCTTCGCCGAGATCGAGCGGCGTGCCGAAGCAATGAAGCTGACATCGCTGCACTCGCATGTCAGCTTGACCGCGCGTTCCTTCTTCGAGGCTCACGGCTTCTCGGTTGAAGAGCCACAGCAAGTGACGATCAATGGCCAGACGCTGAGCAACTTCCTGATGCGACGCTCGCTTAATTGA
- a CDS encoding pectate lyase produces MPIAVRLLVFTLCLIGWVLPVAAATTEQPPNASRVLAQMKKAATFYRSQVAVRGGYVYFYSSDLKQRFGEGVASPEQIWVQPPGTPTVGMAFLDAYEATSDSFYLDAATEAATALIYGQLQSGGWTNCIDFNPQGERVAFYRNGHGKGKNNSSLDDDQTQSALRFLMRLDKTYNFENKAIHTAAMTGLDALLAAQFPNGAFPQVWTGPVDSSLPVVPASYPDYDWKTEGRVKNYWDMYTLNDGLAGSVTEVLLDANEIYKDPRYLEAAKKLGDFLILAQMPDPQPGWAQQYSYDMKPIWARKFEPPAIAGRESVDAMDALLSIFQVTRDRKYLDPCGKGIAYLESSKLPNGQLARYYELKTNHPLYMNREGKNYVLTYDDTNLPDHYGWKTDSKVAYLKDRTNRVLKLPRQYGSRRSVSVSDVNRILKSLDSEGRWITTFKDERLVGDQRFKPGDQFISSETFADNLVDLSTYLKSIN; encoded by the coding sequence ATGCCAATCGCTGTTCGTCTGCTCGTGTTTACGTTATGTCTGATTGGATGGGTGCTGCCCGTCGCTGCGGCAACGACCGAGCAGCCACCGAACGCCAGTAGAGTGTTGGCACAAATGAAGAAGGCAGCGACGTTCTACCGTTCTCAGGTCGCTGTCCGCGGCGGCTATGTTTACTTCTACAGTTCCGACTTAAAGCAGCGATTTGGCGAAGGGGTGGCATCGCCGGAGCAAATCTGGGTGCAGCCGCCAGGGACGCCGACCGTGGGGATGGCGTTCCTGGATGCGTATGAGGCCACCAGCGATTCGTTTTACTTGGATGCCGCGACCGAAGCGGCCACGGCATTGATCTACGGGCAGCTGCAGTCTGGCGGATGGACGAACTGCATCGACTTCAATCCGCAAGGAGAACGGGTCGCGTTCTATCGCAATGGTCACGGCAAAGGAAAGAACAACTCGTCGCTCGACGACGATCAGACGCAATCGGCCCTGCGGTTTCTCATGCGGTTGGACAAGACATACAACTTTGAAAACAAAGCGATCCACACCGCCGCGATGACCGGACTCGATGCCTTGTTGGCGGCTCAGTTTCCCAACGGTGCGTTTCCTCAGGTATGGACCGGACCTGTAGATTCTTCGTTGCCCGTTGTCCCGGCGTCGTATCCTGACTACGACTGGAAGACCGAAGGTCGCGTCAAGAATTACTGGGACATGTATACGCTCAACGATGGCCTGGCAGGTAGTGTCACCGAGGTGCTACTCGATGCGAACGAGATCTATAAAGATCCCCGCTACTTGGAGGCTGCGAAGAAGTTGGGCGACTTTCTGATTCTCGCTCAGATGCCCGATCCACAGCCAGGCTGGGCCCAACAGTATAGCTACGACATGAAACCGATCTGGGCTCGCAAGTTCGAGCCACCAGCGATCGCCGGCCGAGAGTCGGTCGACGCGATGGATGCGTTGTTGAGCATCTTTCAGGTTACCCGTGATCGAAAATACTTGGATCCGTGCGGGAAGGGAATCGCTTACCTGGAGTCTTCAAAGCTGCCCAATGGGCAACTGGCCCGTTACTACGAGCTGAAGACCAATCACCCCCTCTATATGAACCGCGAGGGGAAGAACTACGTGCTGACTTACGACGATACGAACCTGCCAGATCACTACGGCTGGAAGACCGACTCGAAGGTGGCATACCTGAAAGACCGCACCAATCGCGTACTCAAACTGCCACGCCAATATGGGAGTCGACGGAGCGTGTCGGTCAGCGACGTGAATCGAATCCTCAAGTCGCTCGACAGCGAAGGTCGCTGGATCACGACCTTCAAGGATGAACGCCTGGTTGGGGATCAGCGGTTCAAGCCGGGCGATCAATTCATCTCGAGCGAGACTTTCGCCGACAACCTGGTCGACCTGAGCACTTATCTTAAGAGCATCAATTAA
- a CDS encoding VOC family protein: MSAPVPAGRPGFIPHLVCDPCPEAIEFYKKAFGATEMFRLHAADGEKIMHCELVIGDAHFFIADDFPEYCDGKLQSPKALGGSPVTIHRYVEDVDAAMQQAEEAGATVRMPATDMFWGDRYGVVVDPFGHNWSLATPQRQVSPEEIKAAVQQMAEEN, translated from the coding sequence ATGTCTGCACCTGTTCCTGCTGGTCGCCCTGGTTTTATTCCTCACCTGGTGTGCGATCCTTGCCCGGAAGCGATCGAGTTCTATAAGAAGGCCTTCGGTGCGACCGAAATGTTCCGTCTGCACGCGGCCGATGGCGAAAAGATCATGCATTGTGAACTGGTCATTGGTGACGCTCACTTCTTCATCGCGGACGATTTCCCAGAGTACTGCGATGGCAAGCTGCAGTCACCGAAGGCACTTGGTGGTTCGCCGGTAACGATTCATCGCTACGTCGAAGATGTCGACGCCGCCATGCAGCAGGCCGAAGAAGCCGGGGCGACGGTTCGCATGCCTGCCACTGATATGTTCTGGGGAGATCGGTACGGCGTCGTGGTCGATCCGTTCGGCCATAACTGGTCGTTGGCCACGCCGCAGCGGCAAGTATCGCCTGAGGAAATCAAAGCGGCTGTCCAGCAGATGGCCGAGGAAAATTAG
- a CDS encoding VOC family protein gives MQGITTFLWFNDQAEEAARFYVSVFDDAKILSETRYGEVGPGPEGSIMTIEFEIQGQRFVALNGGPIFTFTEAISLVVNCESAEEIDYYWDKLTEGGEPSRCGWLKDKFGVSWQVVPTRLKTLLGDPDPAKSQMVMAAMMQMEKLDLHALQTAYNDA, from the coding sequence ATGCAAGGTATTACGACATTTCTTTGGTTCAACGATCAAGCGGAAGAAGCGGCTCGGTTCTACGTGTCGGTCTTCGACGATGCCAAGATCCTTTCTGAAACCCGCTATGGCGAGGTCGGTCCAGGCCCCGAGGGCTCGATCATGACCATCGAGTTCGAGATTCAAGGCCAACGCTTTGTCGCCTTGAATGGCGGACCGATCTTCACCTTCACCGAAGCGATCTCGTTAGTCGTCAACTGCGAATCGGCGGAAGAGATCGATTATTACTGGGACAAGCTTACTGAAGGTGGCGAGCCTTCCCGCTGCGGATGGTTGAAAGACAAGTTCGGAGTTTCGTGGCAGGTCGTCCCGACAAGGCTCAAAACCTTGCTTGGCGATCCTGACCCTGCGAAGTCACAAATGGTGATGGCCGCGATGATGCAGATGGAAAAGCTCGATCTGCATGCCCTGCAAACTGCCTATAACGACGCCTAG